agaataaaaagtcTGTAATCGTGTGGTTTACATGttacagcctggaggtgtgaaAATGACTTCTCATAAAAAATCTAAAGATATCAAATGAACTTTCAAAGTTGTCGGTGAGTAAATATGGCCTCCCTAAGGGAGACATGAAGAAACGTACCTTTACCACTTTGTTACTTTCCAAACTTggttcaaaataaaaagaaattatttgCTTTAGCTGCGTGCCAAGTTCATTGAGATCTGGAGCCTTTTTTACCTGTTCATCGCTCTACAGCTGTACTGGGGTAAACCAGAGggtgcagagattttttttttattttattaatttagtttttttctctcaaaatGTTCCAAAAATAATATCAGCAGCTGCTACAGTATTCTCTTCATGTGTATGAATTTGTTGTCCATCAGTGCAGTGAGATTTTGGCCACTTACAGCAGATCAGTCTTTATTTCCTGAATGTCAGGTCTCCTTTTCTCCCCATGCTCAGCAGTGaatcctggttttgtttttgcagattGCTCTCAATGTCTCCGGAAAAGGCGACAGCCTGGCTTCGTGGGACGGTGTCCTCGATTTACCAGAACAGAAGCTCATTCATAACCGGAGTCAGCAGCTGATCGGTGAGTAAATGTCGGTGCCTCTGAATACGTTGACACAGTCCTGACTTTCGGATTTGCAGTGAGTTTCTCaagcattttctggcagatcCAACTTGAGAATAAATATTTACTTCAGTAAAAGTCAGTGCATTATTTGTGTCAGGAATTTtgctctcttttgttttttggctcCATATCTCAACATTTAAGATCCACTGGGTTTGGCTGGTGAGGTTAAGGGGCTaaaattcaagaaaaaaaaattataggcTGTTTGAGTTTAAAGTTGGATatttgtggggaaaaaacaagCTCGGCTtagataagatttaaaaaaaaaaattagggaTAAAATTCACATATTTGAACTCTTTGGATTATTAACTCATAAAGCATGCTAAGTCTTATCTTTAAGTCAGAAAAGAAACtaaaagctcattttcattaaaTAGAGTTGTTCTGGACTAATGGCGCTGGTCTCTGTGTGCAGCTGGCTCTGAGACGACCGTCTACAAAAAACGAAGTATTTAGTAATAACATCGATCTGCTTTTTGCAGTTTATCTTAGTGCAACTCTTGTCTGATATGATGCGCTGCAAATGGGCTGAATATGAGAGTTTGTGCCTGTGTGATGTTGGTGATCTACTGCTAAGACTCCTGAAGCCCTGATGATCCTCCAGAAATGTTATGTTTGGTTTAAAAATGCTTTCTTTAACGGTCTAAATCTTCTCCCCAATCTCAGTTTCCTATCATGCTCCTGTGAGTTTCCGATGCTGGTGTGGGAAGATACTAACGCTTCCTTGTTGAGGTAGCATTGTCCGCCCTCCATAATGCAAAAAAGCCTCAGTGGAGCAGCACTCTTGCTGCTGAAGAGATGCAGAGGAGTTTATTTACCACTTCCTACATTAGATAGAAAAAACAGGGCGTATACGATCGGGATAGCCTCGCTTACATACATCATGAATCATCTAGCCTGCTCtaactttgtactttttttccccttcttgtTCAGTAGAATAGCTCACCTCCAGTCTTTGTCACACCCTCctctaatttgaaattcaaaCCAAATGTCCCGTCATTTATTTAAAGGAGTACGGAGCTGTGAGCATGAACAGCTGTCACAAGTTTAGATAATATGCTGACATGAAACTATGGGGAGAGATTCAATTGAATAGAAATCTGATAATAATGACATCATTTAATGcatcaatagaaaaaaaaaacttgacctATTTGGAAAAGATAACTAAAACTGCCGACCCCCTCCGTGTGTCCCATGTTTAGACCAGCTGGCAGTGTCGGAGGATGAGAGGAGTGAAATGGCGTCCGACGTTGAGTCAGTCATCACTTTCTACTGCAAGTCACGTAACATCACTTTCACCCCTGAGCTCAGCTGGCCGCACCTGCTCAAACCGCTGCTGGGGCTTCATCTACCCCGGAGCGACCTCTACAACTGCTTCTATGCTATCATGAACAAATACATCCCTCGGTGAGTCATCTAGGCGTCTTTATTCTTTTCACCCcactcacacagacatgcaGGTTTTGACTGTAAAAGCTTTTCCGTTTCAGGGACTGTGTGCCCAAAGGCCGACCCTTCCACCTGTACAGACTGCTGCTGCAGTATCACGAGCCAGAGCTGTGCTCGTTCTTGGACACCAAAAAGATCACACCAGACTCCTATGCCATCAGCTGGGTATGTTGCCTCATGTTAAATAAGTTTTACACCATTTTTGCCCCATTTCAGAAAAAGATTCAGTCAAAAACAATTAAAGGCACACAGCTTCAATTTTGGTGAAATAAAAGTTGGTACAAGCATCTGGAAATgcttttccctccttttttcccctgcaGAAGTGATATTCGTTCACATAGATTTACTCCATATTTTTTCATCAATTATTCTCCACCTGTGCAGCTCTAGAGTTCAAGTAACACTGCTCTTCATGTGcgtctgtgtttgtttctgttccaCAGCTGGGCAGTCTGTTTTCAAGCCACTGCCTTCCTGAAGTTACCCAGACATTGTGGGACTCGTACCTCCAGCAGGCGGACCCTTTTCTCATCTTCTTTCTCATGCTTATCATCCTCGTCAATGCCAAGTATGCAGCCAGAAAGATAATCCAGCTCGTGGCTGTTTGTGCCAGCtctaaaagtttgtttttgtttgtatccTCAGAGAGACCATACTTACACAAGAAGGAGAAAGCAAAGAGGACATTATCAGTGAGTTTGTTCCTCTCTTctcatttttacagtttttgaatgtctttttaatgtaattaaatgtgaaaaaaaaaatttcatccCAGAAATGCTGGAAGCatctccttctctcctggagTCCGAGGACATTGAAGACTTGTTTTCACTGGCCCAGTATTACCAGAGCAAAACCCCTCTGTCGCTCAGAAAGGTGAAGCAAATAAAAACTGAGCAGTGCTGAATATAAACAATGAGAAAGCAAACGAAGAGACAAAGCCAGCATCTAAAAAAAACCTCATTGTTTGTTTCCCTTTGTCTGTTTCTGTAGATGAATCAGAATCTGTTTGGTAGCAGTTTGGTGGCTCTCAAAGAGGAGGACACTGACCTCAGTCAGGCATTGTGCCTCCCTGTGTCTGTCCCTGAAATTCTGCAGGCAAACCAGCTGCAGCAGGTCAGTGACACACTTGAGAGGGAAATTATTAATAGTTCTCAAGTTTGCCATGTGAGTTTAAGGAAGAAAGAGGATGTGAGGAaactgaatttcttttttttaggatGGGGTACGTTTCTTCGTGGTGGATTGCCGGCCTGCAGAGCAGTACAATGCTGGCCATCTGTCCACAGCCTTCCACCTGGACTCAGACCTGGTGAGGGATAGGGGCTTTAGGGattctttgaaaaatatatttgcagtaaatgaatataaaacatGCTTTATTGCTTCTTACAGATGCTCCAGAACCCATCTGAGTTTGCACTCTCTGTGAAGTCCCTCTTGGAGACACAGAAGCAGTCTTTAGAGTCAGGTTCCATCGCCAGCGGAGAGCACCTGTGCTTCATGGGCAGtgggagagaagaggaagacaTGTACATGAACATGGTGTTGGCACATTTCCTGCAGGTGAGCTGTGAAAGTGGGATGCATATAACAATTACAAACGTttcctttagatttttttcaaaCTCTCAAAATCTCTGTTtgcttacaaaataaaataaacgaAGCAGAAGCAGGAAAGTCATTATAATTCATGCTTAAAAAAAGTAGTAATCATTGGAAGTTTTAACTGGAAAAATGAGAATTGTTTAACCTTGTTTGGCAAAACAAATTCTTTTGTGATCTTTGTTTTGCAATATTATGAATGATATTCTAGCAGATCTGCTCATTTCAAGCTTTCtgttacagaaaaacaaagagtaTGTCAGCATCGCAAAAGGAGGTTTTATGGGTGAGTAGGAAAATGACAATACTGACAAGCATATTAGTCTGCATGCACACAGAGAAGTAATATGAACACGGAGAAGCctatttttgtgtgtatgtgtaagttaTAGTTTTTGTAATCGTTACATCGGTGAGGTGGTGCAGCAGTGGCTGTCAGTGATTTGTCACAGGATCTTGTTTGGACATCTCCATCATAATTTTTTAGCatgaaataaagttaaaaaactaTATTCATTTCttgtacatatatgtatgtatataggatagatagagagagagatagatatgTTTCTGAGAAACTTGTACACATCCACATTTTTATATATCTGTTTTTTGGTCACAACTGCAGTACAGAAAATTGTGAAAGCTAAAATTCACAGAGACACATGTACTTCCAGCTCTTCAGCAGCACCTGGTAGACATGAACGTCGAGGGGCTTGACTCCTCGTACGTCCACTGGATCGTCAGCACATCTGGATCTCACAGCAGCCTCAGCTCAGCTGATGTAAGAAGTTAGGGGAGCCAGCCAACCCACTTTATCATAAAGGACATAAACATCACAATATGCTCCACACTGGAGGTGTTAAGAGAGATCTTCTGTCTGATGGCACGGATTGTTCCATTTTTCCATGAATACAGGGAGAGTCTCTGAGTGGCCCTGGAGACAGCAAAGGTGTGAAGTCCCTGGTCAACAAAATGACATTTGCTCTCAAGTCCAAGTCGGTCAATGTTAAGGAGAAGATGATCAGCTTCATTGAGAATACCTCTGCCCCCGTCGACAGGTGAGAAACTAGTTCCTCAAAACATTCACCACTGAAGCTCACACTGCAACACACTCTCTTAATTATAGGGGTGTAAATCATACAGTTTGCTACAATAACAGAATGCAAATTAATATtctaacactgaaaaaaaatcaaatttgtGATTCTTCTCACATATCAAAtactaaaaaccaaaacaccaaaGTACCAGAGCGCCTTCTGAGAGCCAACTGATCCCTGAAATTCTACCAGAACAGTTAAAATTTTCCGTTTTTTGACATCCTGCTAGTTTGGGTTTAGTGCATATTTACACCTGACTGAAAACATTAAAGCAGACCATATTTGCTTTTCCATATTTCCTGTCATGAAATTAAGTTCCTTGTGCCTTATCCCATAATAGAATATCTTTCAATCTACCCTGGCCAGAGAAGGTGATTCCAGATCGGTAAGAGCTCCCAAACATCGAGATGTTTATCACTGGCATGCCCACTGGCTGTAGACCTGCACCACTCCCCAGGATTTTGGAGACTTTTAACGCATGCTTAGTATCAGCATCTCCGCCTACACCTGCCTACACTCATGTAACAACACCACACGTTCCCATACAGTACGGGCAGCAGGCTGTCTATGAGATACTGTTTCTTAGAATTTTTCTTCATGCTTTCACTAACAACATAAAACTGCTGTTTTGTCTGCACTGCCGGAGCTGCTCCAGCCTTTTAAGAAACATTGAGTCATCTTTACATCCACAAGGTCGTCGTTTTCTAGTCTAACTCACCGAggcctttggcttcacctttGTTTGCTTGGAGATGCACTAAAAAGTCTGTCTTTCCATTTCATTATAGTTCTTTCAGATGATAGTCAGGGCTATGCAAAACCATAAAATAAACTATAATTTGCTTTAAATAGCCCTGAATATCATACAAGCACTAATCTGTAACCCAGATGTCGAGCTAGAAATGTCTCGTTTAACCTCTTCCTTTTTGTATTTAACAGCACAACCTGTGGCAGTAGTGggctaatattttttttactgcaggCTGGAGGTCTTCATGCCATTGGTGTTTGTGTGCAAACTGTTCTATGTACTTAATGTATAATTATCTAGTGTGGCTATAATGCTCTGACCTGCCTTGTTGCCCTCTGTAATCAGGCACGTGAGCAGCAGCGACCGCGTCGGCAAACCTTACCGGGGAGTGAAGCCTGTGTTCAGTATTGCTGATGAAGAAGAGTATGATACAGGTAAAATTACAGCAAATGCAGATTACAATTAGAAGAGGGTAttattttgtgaaatatttAAGCATTGtgagggcttttattttgaaaaacaaaatgattacCTCCATCTGATCTTCCTGCCAGATGAGATAGACAGTTCCTCCATATCGGATGATGACCGGAAGGAGATTGTCAACATTCAGACCTGGATAAACAAACCTGATGTAAAGCATCATATTCCATGTAACGAGGTGAAAGAAACAGGTCACATGTTCCCCAGGTAAGCTGTCAGTTTTGTTTAGGAAACTTTTTAAATGAGTACAGTGACCTTGAAGCATATTACATGGCAGCCATAATAAGGGCAGGTTGAAGTCTTTAAATACTAAGGTAAGATGCTTCACTGCTTCCTGAACATAGTTCCTGATTTTCAGAGGCTCCAAATTAATTGAACAAGCTAACATAAGTTTAAATACAAGGATTGTTTTTAATAGTTGGATAAAGTCTGGAACCCATGAACATCAATAAATCCTGTGTTTCCTCTGCTACGCCTTTACTGCGTCTGCCTTCACTTGCTGCTTGTTTATGGGTCTTTCTGCTTTCAGTTTTAtcttcagtaactgaaaagAGATCAcgtgactgacttggccatttcttttccttcagAAACTCTTGGGCTGGCTTTGCAGGAAGCTTTGGATCATTATCCATCTGCACTATAAAGCACCATCCCAcaagttttgcagcatttgactAAATTTGACAGTATTAATCGACTGAATAAACTCATTGCGAGTGTCCTGGGCACTCTCAGGATTTTCAAAGTAAAGTGTACCGTCTTTgcaagaagaggagaaaatgtGAATGACTAACATTTCTTGATACTCTAATTTTCTTCACTGAAATAGTGATGCTTCCCATTGAGGTGAAAGTATGTTTTTGGCTTCTTGAGCACAGTTTTTGTCATCCTTCTCTGGCTGTCAGGGGTGGACGAGTTTGGCTTCGATGTGCAATGAGAAacgaataaacaagcaagcgcTGCGGCCACTTATTAAACATTAAATCCTAACACTGATTCTTCTTTTGTGTTTCCAGTCACTTGTTGATCACAGCCACTCACATGTACTGCCTGAGAGAGATCGCCACGAGGAAGGGCTTTGCTTACATCCAGTCCAGACAAGCGCTGAACTCAGTGGTGAAGATCACATCCAAAAAGAAGCACCCAGAGCTAATCACGTTCAAGTTTGGAACCAACAATTCAGCTGGAGTGGAGATTTCAGCAGTTGAGAGGTGCTTGTCTGCACACAGATGAAAAACTAATCAGACATGAATTTTAAAGTAGTGGCTTTACGATTTATTAACATTTTCCCTTTCAGCTaatgtctgtttctctgtctcAGATATTTGATTCCCAATGCGGGCGATGCCACGAAGGTCATCAAGCAGCAGATCATGAAAGTCCTGGATGCCCTGGAGAGCTCATAAATGGTGGTGGTGAGCTCATTGTGGGAGATTAATACAAACTGTAGGAAGAGGCTCCGTCGGTGAAACCTTCTCCTACTCTCCCTCCTGGACAGATCCCAGTGCAGTGTTGACTGTGAAGCCCCGTGTGTCTGTCTTTGGGACATGTGGGCACACTGCTGACTGCAGACCTGTGAGCCAGGCTGCGAGTGTTGAAATATTTAGGTGCTCCGCTGTCATCCAACCATTATATTAtacttatttaaaaagaaatattggTTGTAGTGTATGTTCTTCTCTACTGTTAGTATAAAATGGGATCTCATTGCAGAGGAGCTCCACTCTGATGAGTTCCCGCTGGCCTTAACGTAGCGTACTGACCGACCAGTGGCGAACTTCTTTCATCCACACATGACTGACCTTTTCTTTTCCACCTGAGCGTTTTGATGATGACCCATTCGTTTTGATGTGAGCAGTATTGAGTTTCTCGTAACATGTTGCGTAGATTTAACGATCATCTGGTCAGCATGAGTCAGTAGCTCGGACATAACGATgcacacccccacccccagaaAAGCAGTACTGgcacatgaagcagatttcCTACTGCAGTAACTGTTTTTGATAACTTTACTTTTCCAGCAGGCAGCCTTAAATATAAACTATTTGACAGTTAGTTTCTAAATATgtaatgtgtatatatatattgtgtaaACTGCTCTGTATACAGACCTTTGCAATGTCATTTTGAAAGCATATCCTGAGAGAATATGCAGTGAAACTTGTAAACTTTGCCAGATTTGAAGTTCCCCTTCTTTctgattttctgcttttatgaaAATTGATTAACCTCATCTCATAGCAGTCTGATGTAGCTCCCAGAAAGCCTCTCTGGACTACATTATGAGCACCTCAGTATTTTCTCGTCCCAGTCAGTTTCACCATGTGAATGATATCCCCCGCTCCCCCGATGAGTAAATTATATCCAGAAGGCTGAAACATTAGGGAGAATGAAAAGATCACGGTAACGAGCTGCAGAGGTTTGAAAGGAATGGACCTGATATGCTCATTTGCagctctatttttatttttggattcaactagagtagctttgcatgactgGCAGTGCAGAATAATCATTATTTATGTTGTCCTCCAGCTTCAATTCATCTGTTGTCTAAAGCTCCTCCTCTTTTAAGGCAACTTGTATTCTGATTGGCCCCTGAACAGCACTGATGAAGCGTCTGTGCCGTGAGATGACCATGTTAAGGATTCCTGCTCTCTTTGACATCATACAAGTCAAAGTGTAGAATGAAAATGTGTAACCCCGAGCCCTGAGAGCAGTCAGAAGTCTGAGCTTGGGCTTATGGGGATTACGTggacatgtttaatatgtttaGTATCAGTGTATGACAGGAAATAAGTAAAAGCATATGAAGTCCACTTTAAAGACAGGGTTTTCATGGTGCACAAAAAGCTGATCTCATTTCTGACCCACAAAAACAACTTTTCTGTCCACACAATTTGCAGAATAGAAGAGCAGCACAggtggttctcaaactgtggtgCACAGATCCACAGGTGATTATGACCAGGGGAAAAACATGGGGTTAATCCACCGTGGATGagtatgattttttttgaaAGTACAGAAGTAGACAAGAGTTTGGTGTGGTTGTGGTGACATTTATTTCACTAAAATtcagattagattttttttttattgctcttGATCGTTTAGATGTTTTTGAGTGGCAGGCATGCTACAAAacgtttgagaaccactgatgTGAAGTTATCACGACTACACTGATAAATGGGCCGCTGTTGACTTCTGATGGATGTTTCCCACTTACAGCCCCCAGTGTTCATCTGTGCTGTCACATGATTTTTCGTGCTGACTTAATTTCCAAAGTGATGGAAGGCTTTAAAAAATCGAAATTATTTTTACAGGGTGAAGATTTCTGTTTCCCTGGAAAAAAAAGGCAACATAaataagaggaaaaagaaaaatgtcagctATCAGCCAAATTTTTTGTAACATCAGTATCAAATTTCATAATCGGTGCAaccatatttatatataaatatatatctcTGTCTGCAACTCAGTCTGTCTCATGTATTAGCTAAAACCATATACTGTGTTAAGCAGTCTGCAGTCCATACTGAGCAGTTTCAGTTTGCTTGCCACTGTTGCCTTCGGCCTCATGCCTGTGATGTGCGATATGGGCACCAGCAGTGGC
The genomic region above belongs to Pelmatolapia mariae isolate MD_Pm_ZW linkage group LG15, Pm_UMD_F_2, whole genome shotgun sequence and contains:
- the tbc1d23 gene encoding TBC1 domain family member 23 isoform X2, whose protein sequence is MADAVEEALLGSWDQDLIDALDSGGSDMEMERGTIQVQEQSAEHRAKMWKIALNVSGKGDSLASWDGVLDLPEQKLIHNRSQQLIDQLAVSEDERSEMASDVESVITFYCKSRNITFTPELSWPHLLKPLLGLHLPRSDLYNCFYAIMNKYIPRDCVPKGRPFHLYRLLLQYHEPELCSFLDTKKITPDSYAISWLGSLFSSHCLPEVTQTLWDSYLQQADPFLIFFLMLIILVNAKETILTQEGESKEDIIKMLEASPSLLESEDIEDLFSLAQYYQSKTPLSLRKMNQNLFGSSLVALKEEDTDLSQALCLPVSVPEILQANQLQQDGVRFFVVDCRPAEQYNAGHLSTAFHLDSDLMLQNPSEFALSVKSLLETQKQSLESGSIASGEHLCFMGSGREEEDMYMNMVLAHFLQKNKEYVSIAKGGFMALQQHLVDMNVEGLDSSYVHWIVSTSGSHSSLSSADGESLSGPGDSKGVKSLVNKMTFALKSKSVNVKEKMISFIENTSAPVDRHVSSSDRVGKPYRGVKPVFSIADEEEYDTDEIDSSSISDDDRKEIVNIQTWINKPDVKHHIPCNEVKETGHMFPSHLLITATHMYCLREIATRKGFAYIQSRQALNSVVKITSKKKHPELITFKFGTNNSAGVEISAVERYLIPNAGDATKVIKQQIMKVLDALESS
- the tbc1d23 gene encoding TBC1 domain family member 23 isoform X1: MADAVEEALLGSWDQDLIDALDSGGSDMEMERGTIQVQEQSAEHRAKMWKIALNVSGKGDSLASWDGVLDLPEQKLIHNRSQQLIDQLAVSEDERSEMASDVESVITFYCKSRNITFTPELSWPHLLKPLLGLHLPRSDLYNCFYAIMNKYIPRDCVPKGRPFHLYRLLLQYHEPELCSFLDTKKITPDSYAISWLGSLFSSHCLPEVTQTLWDSYLQQADPFLIFFLMLIILVNAKETILTQEGESKEDIIKMLEASPSLLESEDIEDLFSLAQYYQSKTPLSLRKMNQNLFGSSLVALKEEDTDLSQALCLPVSVPEILQANQLQQDGVRFFVVDCRPAEQYNAGHLSTAFHLDSDLMLQNPSEFALSVKSLLETQKQSLESGSIASGEHLCFMGSGREEEDMYMNMVLAHFLQKNKEYVSIAKGGFMALQQHLVDMNVEGLDSSYVHWIVSTSGSHSSLSSADGESLSGPGDSKGVKSLVNKMTFALKSKSVNVKEKMISFIENTSAPVDRISFNLPWPEKVIPDRHVSSSDRVGKPYRGVKPVFSIADEEEYDTDEIDSSSISDDDRKEIVNIQTWINKPDVKHHIPCNEVKETGHMFPSHLLITATHMYCLREIATRKGFAYIQSRQALNSVVKITSKKKHPELITFKFGTNNSAGVEISAVERYLIPNAGDATKVIKQQIMKVLDALESS